The Oscillatoria acuminata PCC 6304 genomic interval ATGGTGGGTCCGGTAAACAGATAGTTCATCACCCCATCAAACTGAGTGCCATCCAACCAGGGACGGGAGTCACCCCAGACTTCGCCGACAATGTAGGCATCGGGATTAATTGCTTTGACGCGATCGCGAAACTCCTGCCAAAACCCTTCGGTTTTCACCTCAAACGGCACATCCAGCCGCCACCCATCAATCCCAAACTTAATCCAATATTCCGCCACCTCCATAATGTATTCCCGCACCTCGGGATTGTCATGGTTGAACACCGGCAACGCCCGATTATCTGCCCACCCTTCATAATTAGCAGGAAAATCCCCATTGTAAGGAGACACCGGCCAATCATGAATTTTAAACCAATCTACCCAGGGAGAATGAGGGCCATTTTCCAAAATATCGTGAAAAAAGAAAAAGCCCCGACTGGCATGATTAAAGACCCCATCGAGCACCACTTTAATATTCCGGTTATGCGCCTCTAACAACAATTCTCGAAACGCCCCTGTTTTCCCCAACATCGGGTCCACCTGATAGTAATCATGGGTGTGATAGCGGTGGTTACTCGCCGATTGAAAAATGGGGGTAAAATAAATAGCATTAATCCCCAACTCTTGTAAATAGTCCAGTTTGTCTACAACGCCCCAGAGATTTCCTCCTTTATATCCTTGCAGAGTCGGAATAGCGTGCCAATCTTCCCAACGACTGTGCTTCAAGAGTAGCTCACGAGGTTGAGTCCCTCGGGCGAAGCGATCGGGAAAGATTTGATAAAAAACCGCGTGTTTAACCCAATCGGGTGTTTGAATTTCCATAGATTTTCTGATGCCTCCACCGCTAATGCTACAATCGTGGGCGGACAAAGGGATCTAACCTCCGGTAGAAAATCTCCGCCACAAGATTGCAGAAGGTCAAGAAAAGTCAAAGTTAATAAAATTTCGGCAGAGTTAGAAACCGGGTTTCTCGACAAAATCTCTGGCTATTTGCAACATATTAAGGTCAGAAACCCGGTTTCTGGTTCGGTTGAGTCAAGGCTGGCCCTGGGGTCTTAGGTAAGGAAGGGGGAGAGGAGCGATCGCCCTGGACAAAACCACCGCTTAGTTCTAGGCAGAAGCAGGTCCGAAGTGTTCTACAATACTCCGTGCGGGTTTAAACCGCAATCTGTTTAGCGGTCTGGCTAGAACTTGTCCTCAGCCCATAAATTTAGGAGAAATTATAACGATGACTGGTGAAATTTTCACGACAGCCTTTTTAGCCTTTGCTTTAGTCATGGTCGGTTTAGCCCTCGGGTTCGCCTTACTCAAAATTCAAGGCGCAGAAGAATAAGCCCCTTGTTTGGGCCAGTCGCCCCCAACACCCAACCCCATCCATAAAACAAGCGATCGCCCTCCTGAATCTTCAAGAAGGCGATCGCTTGTTTTATCCTTACAAACCCTCGAAACCCGCACCCTAAAGGGTGGGGCTATACGGACAAAGCCCGCCTGCGCGGGCTACTCTATAAAATCAGTGAGCACTGGAGACTTCAACCGGCTGCGGACTGTCTGCCGCCTCCGATCGCAAACTGTCTGCGGTGCTTTTGATAAAACTAGCCAGAGGCACTGCAATCAGAACCCCCAAGACTCCTCCCAACTTCGCACCGATCAACAGCGAAATTAGCACCCAGACTGGGTTCAGACCCGTAAATCCTCCCAACAATCGCGGTGCCACTCCACTTTCGATACTTTGCTCGATCGCCACCGACACAATTAAAACTTTCACCCCCAGCCAAAAATTATTAAACGCAACTAAGATACTCACCAAACTAATACTTAAACCGGCCCCAAATGGAATCAGGCTCAACACACCAACCACTAAACCGAATAACAGACCAAACGGGACCCGTAACACCAAAAACGCCAAAGTCATCGAAACTCCCATTAAAGAAGCTACCGTGACTTGACCCACAAAATAATTATGGAAATTTTTGCCGAGAGAGAACCGCATCTCTTTTGCCAGACGGGGAGGCAACCATTGTAATAAGCCCTCCCAAAGGCTACGTCCGCGCCAGAGCATATAGAACGTCAAGATCACAGTCACCACCACATCAAAGATGCGACTGACCGTATCCACGGCAAAACTCAGGACTTGACCCGTGAGATTTTGCAACTGACTCGACAAGCGTTCCGTCAGTTGAGTGCTCAATCCACTCAGATCGACCGGCCAATTTCGGGCGATCGCCATTTCTTGCAGGGTCTGGAGTTGCGCGGCACCGGATTTAATCCAAACCGGCAAGCGATTGGCTAACTCCGTCAATTGTTCTAAGGCGATCGGTACCAAGGTGATCCCCAACCCCACCAAAGTCAGTAAGGTCAACAGAAACACCAGAATCACCGCCGGGGTATGTTTGGCCCCATATCGCTCTAGGAGATTCACCGGATAATCCAAAATAAACGCCAGCAACGAGGCTGCCAGCAGGATACTGATGATCTTGTCAAAATAATCAAACGCCACCAGCAACAGCCAACTGTTGAGGAAAATTAAGGGGAAGGCGAATCCCAAAGTCAACCATCGAGGCATTGTTTCGCTGATTTTCATAATGAGAACATTGAACCGGGGATACTGAAACCCCAAAGAAGGCATCTTTTTAGTATGGTAGATGGGTGACCAGAGGTTTCGCTAAAAACTCACGGAGGCGTCCATAGCGCCCACCCTATTCTGGAATTCTACCGAATCCTCCCAGACTGGTTGTAAACTATCTTAAATTTCTACAATAGAGATGCCATATCCTAAATCGCTCGGAGTTGACACCCCAGGCGATCGCAATTGATATCAGGACCCCTAAAGCGTGAATATAGACACAATCCAAGATATTTTTGAGAAAGGCGGCGTATCCATGTGGCCCTTGTGGCCCTTGTTGATTTTATCCATCCTAGCCGTCGCCACCATCTTAGAGCGCAGTTGGTTTTGGGCAACCGTCGTCAGCAAAGAAAAAGAAACCGCTAATCGCGTCCTCGAAGCGGCGCGATATGATTGGCGAGTCGCCCAGGAAGTGGCCCGACAAGCCAGCAAACGCCCGATCGGACGCTTTCTCCATGCTCCCTTGCGATTACAAAACGCCGACCCCGAAGTCTTTCGGTTAGCATTAGAAGCCGGGGCCGAAGAAGAAATCACCACCATGCGCCGGGGTGATAAAGTATTAGAAGCCGTGATTGCCTTAGCACCGTTACTCGGGTTACTCGGCACGGTTCTGGGGTTGATTGAATCCCTCGGGTCCATCCGCCTGGGAGACATCGGCACAGGAGCCACCGCTGGAGTGACCACCGGCATCGGTGCAGCCCTAGTCAGTACGGCATTCGGTCTCATCGTGGCGATTACGAGTTTAGCCTTCTATCGTCTATTTCAAGGTTTGCTCGTCAACCAAGTCAAAATTTTCCGCAAATGCGGGAATGAACTGGAGTTGCTGTATCGCCAGTATTGGAGCCAAATCCACCACAATCGCAGTGCTGCACCAGAAAGTCCCGCATCTTGGGCAAGCAGAACTGTACCAGACAGTGGGTTCACAGTTAAACCAGAAGGGTCTGTGAATCATAGTAAAGGCTACCCAGAAATAGGGGATCAGCCCCAGGATAGAGCCAACAAGATTGATGGCTTGAATTCCTCGGATCAGTCGAATTAAGTTAGATGAAGCGGGGGGAGTTTCTACCGCTTGCCATTCACCCCTTTGGAATTTCTGGGAGGCGATCGCCGGATGAAGATTAACTATGAGTCCCAAATGGAAGAAGCTCGCATCGAGTTGATTCCCTTAATCGACGTCATCTTTTGTATTTTGACCTTTTTCCTTCTGGCAGCATTGCAACTGACCCGCCAACAGGCGGTGAATGTAGATTTGCCGCAAGCGGAGACAGGGACAGTACAGATGCAAGAGTTGAAACTGTTTGTCAGTGTGGACCAACTGGGACAAACTTATGTAGATAGACAGCCGGTGACGCGGGAGCAACTGTATCAGTTATTATTGACTTATAAAAGAGCCAGACCCGAGGGGTTGATTGTGCTTTCGGCGTCGAAGATGGCCAGTTATAATGACGTGATGCAGGTGCTGGATTTGCTGAGGTCTGTGGGAGGCGATCGGGTGGCCCTAGCTACCATTCCCAGTTCTGGTGAGCTATTCGTACCTGGAGGGAATCAACCCAATAATGGTTCAGCAGTGCCCAATCTGCTAGTTCCGGAAACAGGCGGGGACAATGCGCCAGGGATGGGCGGCACAGGAGAAGGGAATGAATGAGTAGGGAGAGGGGCGTTTTGACTGATGTAATTTTTTGAATAAGTCATAACGATTGATTACTGAGATCTACCTTACTTTCCCTCGTATTGACCGGAAAACAGATTGTTAGGTGCAGGATATCGATATAAATGGATAACAACAACTTAGAAATAGTCGAGAAGATTCGTCAGCAATTTGATAGGGGTCCCTATCCCAGAATACCCCTAGAAGATTCTCCAAAAGAAGACTATAACTTTTTATATATTCATAATATAGTTACTCCTTTTTATCTTAAAAATAGAAAAATTTTTCCCGGAGAAAAAAAAGTTATTTTAGATGCTGGTTGCGGAAGTGGGTATAAAGCATTAGCATTAGCGGAAGCAAATCCAGGATCTAAAATTGTTGGAGTTGATATTTCTGAGGTGTCGGTAAATTTAGCCCAAAAGCGATTGGAATATCATGGGGTTGAAAATGCTGAGTTCCATGTATTGGATATTGAGAACTTGGAGAGTTTAGGACTCGAATTTGACTATATTAACGCCGACGATGTTTTATATTTGATTCCAGATTTAGTGGCTGGGTTGCAGTCGATGAAAGCAGTTCTAAAACCAGAGGGAATAATTAGAGGCAATCTTCATAGTGCCTTACAGCGCTCTAACTATTTCCGTGCCCAAAACCTTTTCAGAATGATGGGGTTAATGGATGAAAATCCCGGGGAATTGGAAATAGAAATAGTCCGAGATACTATGATAGCCATAAAGGATGATGTGTGGCTAAAAAAGACGACATGGACCAATGAGAAATCCGAGGACGAAGAGTTCTTTTTGGCAAATTATTTATTGCAGGGTGATAAAGGTTATACTATTCCAGAAATGTTTGAAGCATTACACCAGGCTAACCTAGAATTTATCAGTATGGTAAATTGGCGGCAATGGGAACTGCTTTCTTTATTTAAAGAACCAAATAATTTGCCAGCTTTTCTCTCGATGAGCTTACCGGAAATTTCTATTCAAGAGCGGCTGCATCTGTTTGAACTATTACACCCTATTCATCGGCTGCTCGACTTCTGGTGCGGACATCCTACTGTTGAGCAAAACCCTGTATCCGTTTCAGACTGGAGCGACTCAGACTGGCGACGAGCCAAGGTCCACCTCCATCCTCAGATCAAAACTAACCCAGTTAAGGAAGACCTGATTCAGAGCATTACTTATCAACGACCTTTTCAAATCAACCGCCATCTTTCAAGCCACACATCAGATCCTCTGATGCTGGGAAGCAGTATCGCTACTTGTCTCCTGCCACTGTGGGAGGGAACACAGACTGTCTCATCATTAGTAGAACGTTGGCTCCAGGTCAGATCAATCGATCCGGTGACCTTGGAAGCCGTGAGTGAAAAGAGGGCCTTTGAAGAAGTCAAAGATCTGTTAATGACGCTAGAACTGTTTATATACGTGCTTTTGCAGCAATCTGCTTGAGGAAAAAATTTTTTTTTGATGAAGGTGATATGAAAGTTTCAGAAGGTGGGTAAGTTAGCTTCAGGAGTTAGAAAGCAAGCATCCTACACCCCAAGGAGACATATTCTTATGAAGACCGAATTTAAAGCCAAGTTCCTACAACACATCAACCTCAAAAAGCGTGAAGAAGGTTTCACCTTAATTGAACTGCTCGTCGTTGTTATCATCATCGGTATTTTGGCTGCTGTCGCGTTACCTTCTCTACTTAGCCAGACCAACAAGGCCAAACAGGTGGAAGCTAGAAACAACGTGGGTGCTATGAACCGAGCACAACAAGCGGTTTACTTGGAGCAAAATGATTTTGCCACATCAATGGCACAATTAGGAGTAGGAATTCCAACGGCAACAGTCAACTTCAAATACTCATTTAACCGAGCCAGTGCCACCAACGTGGGAAACATTGCCACAGCACGATTGGTCAACCTGAAGCCTTACTCTGGTTTGGTATGGACAGAGGTCATCAACAATCAAAGTACGACCCAAGCCATTCTATGTGAGGCTAAAGATCCAGCGATAGCTACGGATACGGCTCCCGCAGTCAATGCTGGTAAAACTTGTGGAGCTATGGTTACCCTTGGTCAATAAAGAAGCACTCGGTAGTAACTTCTGCCGGGTTTGACTAGGGATCAAACTACAGTGATCAATAAATATAAGTGGGTAGTTTAAACTACCCACTTATATTTATTGATGTTTGCTAGATTTCCCTAGACTTTAGTAGGTAGAGATTCCGAGTATTTGAGGTATTTTTATTTCCGCTCCTTCCTTGGTCGTTAGTGTGGCTGTTCAACTAGAGTTGAGTTGTAGATCAAAGGGAACAGAAACTGGGCTTCTTTACTCTAGCATACATTGGTACTACCTTTCAGAGTTTTTGTCAAGAAACCCGGTTGCTCAACTCTACTGTATGGAGCTACTAGGGCATCCGGGTAGCTCTTAGGTCAAAAGGACAATAATCCCGCTGTTTTGCCATAATTTCTTGCTTTCTTTGTAAAGATTTGCTCAAAAAACCCCGTTGTCTTTCCTGTACTTCACTGACAACCCAGCGGGATCCACCCAATGATTATTTTTAAAACTTATGACAGTTAATTTTTTTTTAATAAACCACCCGGATTGGCAACAGGAAGCCCAGGGATTTATTATTCAAAAAGAGTATAGCAAAGCTGCCAGTTTGTATGAGCAAGCAGTTGAAGCAGAACCTCAGTTAAAATCCCATTACTGGTATCTCGGAACGATATTGCTCTTGCAGGGACAAGAAGTAGAAGCTCAAACGACTTGGCTGCTGGCAATGGTAGAGGGCGAACCCGAAGAAATAGATCTGTGGACAGCAGAATTGACCGAGGTTCTACAAGTCGAAGTAGCTCGGCAAGAAGCTCTGGAAGATTACACAGCAGCTTGGCTGCTTCGATGCCACATCCGAGAAATTCACCCCACTGAGC includes:
- a CDS encoding MotA/TolQ/ExbB proton channel family protein, producing the protein MWPLWPLLILSILAVATILERSWFWATVVSKEKETANRVLEAARYDWRVAQEVARQASKRPIGRFLHAPLRLQNADPEVFRLALEAGAEEEITTMRRGDKVLEAVIALAPLLGLLGTVLGLIESLGSIRLGDIGTGATAGVTTGIGAALVSTAFGLIVAITSLAFYRLFQGLLVNQVKIFRKCGNELELLYRQYWSQIHHNRSAAPESPASWASRTVPDSGFTVKPEGSVNHSKGYPEIGDQPQDRANKIDGLNSSDQSN
- a CDS encoding type IV pilin-like G/H family protein, producing MKTEFKAKFLQHINLKKREEGFTLIELLVVVIIIGILAAVALPSLLSQTNKAKQVEARNNVGAMNRAQQAVYLEQNDFATSMAQLGVGIPTATVNFKYSFNRASATNVGNIATARLVNLKPYSGLVWTEVINNQSTTQAILCEAKDPAIATDTAPAVNAGKTCGAMVTLGQ
- a CDS encoding ExbD/TolR family protein is translated as MPFTPLEFLGGDRRMKINYESQMEEARIELIPLIDVIFCILTFFLLAALQLTRQQAVNVDLPQAETGTVQMQELKLFVSVDQLGQTYVDRQPVTREQLYQLLLTYKRARPEGLIVLSASKMASYNDVMQVLDLLRSVGGDRVALATIPSSGELFVPGGNQPNNGSAVPNLLVPETGGDNAPGMGGTGEGNE
- the petM gene encoding cytochrome b6-f complex subunit PetM gives rise to the protein MTGEIFTTAFLAFALVMVGLALGFALLKIQGAEE
- a CDS encoding glycoside hydrolase family 13 protein gives rise to the protein MEIQTPDWVKHAVFYQIFPDRFARGTQPRELLLKHSRWEDWHAIPTLQGYKGGNLWGVVDKLDYLQELGINAIYFTPIFQSASNHRYHTHDYYQVDPMLGKTGAFRELLLEAHNRNIKVVLDGVFNHASRGFFFFHDILENGPHSPWVDWFKIHDWPVSPYNGDFPANYEGWADNRALPVFNHDNPEVREYIMEVAEYWIKFGIDGWRLDVPFEVKTEGFWQEFRDRVKAINPDAYIVGEVWGDSRPWLDGTQFDGVMNYLFTGPTIAFTAGDRVDLAQVKDRDYQTTPPMFAGDYAEKIQQLLEMYPWEIQLTQLNLLASHDTARLLSIAGDDKPSVELATLLLMTFPGAPSIYYGDEVGLAGRLDPDSRRGFPKEEDWDREVLDYHRELIALRHAHPALRTGTYKVLSAQGTLYVFARQLPEEELIVAVNVGTNACEQTVDVSELNSHPEKLLYGKAQVSWQDDQMSLTVPPRSGCILG
- a CDS encoding AI-2E family transporter, with protein sequence MKISETMPRWLTLGFAFPLIFLNSWLLLVAFDYFDKIISILLAASLLAFILDYPVNLLERYGAKHTPAVILVFLLTLLTLVGLGITLVPIALEQLTELANRLPVWIKSGAAQLQTLQEMAIARNWPVDLSGLSTQLTERLSSQLQNLTGQVLSFAVDTVSRIFDVVVTVILTFYMLWRGRSLWEGLLQWLPPRLAKEMRFSLGKNFHNYFVGQVTVASLMGVSMTLAFLVLRVPFGLLFGLVVGVLSLIPFGAGLSISLVSILVAFNNFWLGVKVLIVSVAIEQSIESGVAPRLLGGFTGLNPVWVLISLLIGAKLGGVLGVLIAVPLASFIKSTADSLRSEAADSPQPVEVSSAH
- a CDS encoding class I SAM-dependent methyltransferase encodes the protein MDNNNLEIVEKIRQQFDRGPYPRIPLEDSPKEDYNFLYIHNIVTPFYLKNRKIFPGEKKVILDAGCGSGYKALALAEANPGSKIVGVDISEVSVNLAQKRLEYHGVENAEFHVLDIENLESLGLEFDYINADDVLYLIPDLVAGLQSMKAVLKPEGIIRGNLHSALQRSNYFRAQNLFRMMGLMDENPGELEIEIVRDTMIAIKDDVWLKKTTWTNEKSEDEEFFLANYLLQGDKGYTIPEMFEALHQANLEFISMVNWRQWELLSLFKEPNNLPAFLSMSLPEISIQERLHLFELLHPIHRLLDFWCGHPTVEQNPVSVSDWSDSDWRRAKVHLHPQIKTNPVKEDLIQSITYQRPFQINRHLSSHTSDPLMLGSSIATCLLPLWEGTQTVSSLVERWLQVRSIDPVTLEAVSEKRAFEEVKDLLMTLELFIYVLLQQSA